One genomic region from Yersinia canariae encodes:
- a CDS encoding NAD(P)H-dependent oxidoreductase: protein MSNVLIINAMKEFAHSKGALNLTLTNVAADCLQENGHQVKITTVDQGYDIESEIENYLWADTVIYQMPGWWMGEPWILKKYIDEVFTYGHGRLYQSDGRTRSDATKGYGSGGLIQGKTYMLSVTWNAPLEAFTDPNQFFEGVGVDGVYLHFHKANQFLGMEPLPTFMCNDVIKQPDIEGDISRYRQHLAEHFKHQAV, encoded by the coding sequence ATGAGTAATGTATTAATTATCAACGCAATGAAAGAATTTGCGCACTCCAAAGGGGCGCTTAATTTGACTCTCACTAATGTAGCTGCCGATTGTCTACAGGAAAATGGTCATCAGGTTAAAATAACTACCGTTGACCAAGGCTATGATATTGAAAGTGAAATTGAAAATTACCTGTGGGCTGATACTGTTATTTATCAGATGCCGGGTTGGTGGATGGGCGAACCATGGATTTTGAAAAAATATATTGATGAAGTGTTTACCTATGGTCATGGTCGCCTGTATCAAAGTGATGGCCGTACTCGCTCCGATGCCACAAAGGGCTATGGTTCTGGTGGGTTGATTCAAGGGAAAACCTATATGCTTTCAGTAACCTGGAATGCACCACTTGAAGCTTTTACTGATCCGAATCAGTTCTTCGAAGGGGTCGGTGTTGATGGCGTTTATCTGCATTTCCATAAAGCAAATCAATTCCTTGGGATGGAGCCTTTGCCAACATTTATGTGTAATGATGTGATTAAACAACCGGATATTGAAGGTGACATTAGTCGTTATCGTCAGCATTTGGCCGAGCATTTTAAACATCAAGCCGTTTGA
- a CDS encoding LysR substrate-binding domain-containing protein, which translates to MKVTLEELQAFTSVVDCGSITAAAEQRSQTTSGISRALSRLEQKLATTLLRRTTRRLELTEEGELFLSHARQILGAVDDAEEQIALRRLKPAGRLRVNAAAPFMQHVIVPMITGFRALYPQIILELNTDDLNIDLLEQRTDIAIRIGALRDSTIHARLLGASRVRILASSDYLQRHGTPHTIDDLANHSLLGFTQPEFLNQWSLPHLPGGRASITPNLAASSGETLRLLALQGEGIVELSDFMTREDQLAGRLVEVMADQTLETWQPINAVYYRNTQLAARITCFLDYVSEQIKLQGSHWLKKNQ; encoded by the coding sequence ATGAAAGTGACCTTAGAAGAGTTGCAGGCTTTTACCTCGGTAGTTGACTGTGGCTCAATTACGGCGGCAGCGGAGCAGCGCAGTCAGACCACATCGGGCATCAGCCGGGCATTGAGTCGGCTGGAGCAGAAACTGGCGACGACGCTGTTGCGCCGCACTACGCGGCGGCTGGAATTGACGGAGGAAGGCGAGTTATTCCTCAGTCATGCTCGGCAAATTCTCGGTGCGGTCGATGATGCTGAAGAGCAGATTGCGCTACGGCGGCTGAAACCGGCTGGGCGGTTGCGGGTAAATGCGGCAGCACCTTTTATGCAGCATGTCATTGTGCCGATGATCACCGGTTTTCGCGCGCTATATCCACAAATTATTCTTGAGCTGAATACTGACGATCTGAATATTGATTTGTTGGAACAACGTACTGACATCGCGATTCGCATCGGCGCACTGCGAGACTCAACTATCCATGCGCGTCTGTTGGGAGCCAGCCGGGTGCGAATTCTCGCCAGCTCTGATTATCTGCAACGCCATGGCACCCCTCACACGATTGACGACTTAGCCAATCACAGCTTGCTCGGCTTCACTCAGCCGGAGTTCCTTAACCAGTGGTCACTACCTCATTTGCCGGGTGGGCGCGCATCAATTACCCCTAATCTGGCAGCATCCAGTGGGGAAACACTGCGTTTATTGGCTTTACAGGGGGAGGGAATCGTCGAGTTATCAGATTTTATGACCCGCGAAGATCAACTGGCGGGGCGTTTAGTCGAAGTGATGGCCGATCAAACGCTGGAAACCTGGCAGCCGATTAATGCGGTTTATTATCGCAATACTCAGCTTGCCGCACGGATCACCTGTTTTTTGGATTATGTCAGTGAGCAGATTAAGTTACAGGGCAGTCATTGGCTTAAAAAAAACCAATAA